Proteins encoded by one window of bacterium:
- a CDS encoding DUF4386 domain-containing protein, which translates to MTDHDMEASPQRYARIGGLLYLLIIIAAGFGELFVRNRLIRWGDAAATANNLLTSETLFRVGLVGEMLTCVGDVALAMILYVLLRPVGRNLALLAAFFRLTFVGIYGVTKLFEIAALVALGSVDKLQALSPPQLHDLAYMALRVHSLGYGASLLFFGFCCILFGHLIRRSRYLPRTIGIMLAIAGCGYVVFSIAQMLSPAFAATILFPWVFPVAFVAELTLALWLLARGVNIQKWNERMQE; encoded by the coding sequence ATGACTGACCACGACATGGAAGCATCGCCGCAACGCTACGCTCGAATCGGCGGGCTACTCTATCTGTTGATCATTATAGCCGCTGGATTCGGTGAACTTTTTGTCCGGAACAGACTGATTCGGTGGGGTGACGCCGCTGCCACCGCCAATAACCTCCTGACTTCCGAGACGCTTTTCCGCGTCGGGCTTGTGGGAGAAATGCTCACGTGCGTGGGTGACGTCGCACTGGCGATGATCCTCTACGTCCTGCTCAGGCCGGTCGGCAGGAATCTCGCCTTGCTCGCGGCGTTCTTCAGGTTGACTTTCGTCGGGATCTATGGGGTCACCAAGCTGTTCGAGATCGCAGCCCTCGTCGCGCTGGGGAGTGTCGACAAACTGCAGGCGCTGAGCCCGCCACAGCTCCACGACCTTGCGTACATGGCACTCCGAGTGCACAGCCTCGGCTACGGCGCCAGCCTGCTGTTCTTTGGCTTCTGCTGCATCCTGTTCGGTCACCTCATCCGGCGGTCGCGGTACCTGCCGAGAACCATCGGTATCATGCTCGCCATTGCGGGCTGCGGCTACGTCGTGTTCAGCATTGCACAGATGCTCTCACCCGCGTTTGCTGCCACGATTCTGTTCCCATGGGTTTTCCCGGTTGCGTTCGTCGCTGAGTTGACGCTCGCCTTGTGGCTACTGGCAAGAGGGGTCAACATTCAGAAGTGGAACGAGAGGATGCAGGAGTGA
- a CDS encoding type II toxin-antitoxin system death-on-curing family toxin yields the protein MMKFINIFQVLELHRQLLDEFGGIAGVRDFGALESALAQPEMTFGGEDLYPTLIEKASALAYSLCKNHPFIDGNKRVAHGAMEIFLVLNGFEIKATIDEQENLFLDLAGSRLTREGLVNWLRQRVVPLS from the coding sequence ATAATGAAGTTTATCAATATTTTCCAAGTCCTGGAACTGCACAGGCAGCTTCTTGATGAATTTGGAGGGATTGCAGGAGTCCGAGACTTTGGCGCCCTCGAATCTGCACTTGCTCAGCCAGAGATGACATTTGGGGGAGAGGACTTGTATCCCACCCTCATAGAAAAGGCAAGCGCATTAGCATACTCACTTTGCAAGAATCATCCCTTCATAGATGGTAACAAACGAGTTGCACACGGCGCGATGGAAATATTCCTCGTTCTCAATGGTTTTGAGATCAAGGCGACCATTGATGAGCAGGAAAATTTATTCCTTGATCTGGCCGGCAGTAGATTGACGCGAGAAGGCTTGGTAAATTGGCTCCGGCAGAGAGTTGTACCGTTATCTTGA
- a CDS encoding DNA-binding protein, producing MEQLTITLPTEVATQLKSAAENLGVQPEDFLLASLQEKLARLDSEFVDAMKYVLKKNAELYKRLAQ from the coding sequence ATGGAACAACTGACCATTACTTTGCCGACCGAAGTCGCAACTCAACTGAAATCGGCTGCAGAAAATCTGGGGGTCCAACCAGAAGACTTCCTGCTTGCCAGCTTGCAGGAGAAGCTCGCGCGGCTTGACAGCGAATTCGTCGATGCCATGAAATATGTGCTCAAGAAGAACGCTGAACTCTACAAGCGCCTAGCGCAATAA